The Humulus lupulus chromosome 3, drHumLupu1.1, whole genome shotgun sequence genome window below encodes:
- the LOC133824187 gene encoding tyrosine decarboxylase-like: MGSLGDLDFPINNGLSNIASSTNPLDPEEFRRQGHMAIDFIADYYKNIEKHPVLSQVEPGYLKKRLPTSAPYYPESIETILSDVQDHIVPGITHWQSPNYFAYFPSSGSTAGFLGEMLATGFNVVGFNWMSSPAATELESIVMDWLGEMLRLPKSFLFSGNGGGVLQGTTCEAILCTLVAARDRTLKIIGSDNIGKLVVYCSDQTHCAFKKAAQIAGIHPNNFRVIPTTLSSSFSMSPEALRNTIIGDVEAGLVPTFLLATVGTTSTTAVDPLGPLCDVAKDYGMWVHVDAAYAGSICICPEFRHFIDGIEGANSFSFNAHKWFFTTLDCCCLWVKDPTALTQSLSTDPEYLKNKATESKQVVDYKDWQLALSRRFRSLKLWLVLRSYGVEKLRGFLRNHVKMAKLFQGFVLADDKFEVVVPRNFATVCFRISPSAIRNGTTETNSVLSDITNGTRRNTATSKKVASVNEINNKLMDSINKSGRIYMTHSVVGGIFLLRFAVGASLTEESHIVEAWNVVKKHADAILKFHY, translated from the coding sequence ATGGGTAGCCTCGGTGATTTGGATTTTCCCATAAACAATGGTCTTTCCAACATAGCAAGCAGTACAAATCCGTTGGACCCCGAGGAGTTCCGCAGGCAAGGGCATATGGCAATCGATTTCATCGCCGATTACTACAAAAACATTGAGAAGCACCCGGTTCTGAGCCAAGTTGAACCAGGTTATCTCAAGAAACGGCTCCCAACATCGGCACCATACTATCCGGAATCCATTGAGACGATTCTGAGCGACGTCCAAGACCATATCGTTCCCGGCATAACCCACTGGCAGAGCCCCAACTACTTTGCTTACTTCCCTTCAAGCGGCAGCACTGCTGGCTTCCTCGGCGAAATGCTCGCCACTGGCTTCAATGTCGTTGGATTCAATTGGATGTCGTCTCCCGCTGCCACTGAGCTGGAGAGCATAGTCATGGACTGGCTCGGCGAGATGCTAAGGCTCCCTAAGTCATTTCTCTTCTCTGGAAATGGCGGCGGTGTTCTACAAGGAACCACCTGCGAGGCCATCTTGTGTACACTCGTCGCTGCCCGAGACCGAACCCTCAAAATCATTGGAAGCGACAATATTGGAAAGCTCGTCGTTTATTGTTCCGACCAAACTCATTGCGCATTCAAGAAAGCCGCCCAGATTGCCGGGATCCACCCTAACAATTTTCGAGTCATCCCTACAACGCTGTCCTCCTCGTTCTCCATGTCTCCTGAGGCCTTACGAAACACCATAATTGGCGATGTTGAGGCTGGACTCGTCCCCACTTTTCTACTGGCAACCGTTGGGACAACGTCCACAACTGCCGTCGACCCACTCGGACCGCTATGCGACGTGGCAAAGGATTACGGAATGTGGGTTCATGTAGACGCGGCCTATGCTGGAAGCATCTGTATTTGTCCGGAATTCCGGCATTTCATCGACGGAATTGAAGGAGCCAACTCCTTCAGCTTCAACGCCCACAAATGGTTCTTCACCACCTTGGATTGCTGCTGCCTTTGGGTCAAAGACCCAACAGCGTTGACACAATCATTGTCTACGGATCCGGAGTATCTGAAGAACAAGGCCACCGAATCAAAACAAGTGGTTGACTATAAAGACTGGCAACTGGCTCTGAGCAGACGATTCCGTTCTCTCAAACTATGGCTCGTCCTCCGAAGCTACGGAGTCGAGAAACTACGTGGCTTTCTTCGAAATCATGTGAAGATGGCCAAGCTCTTTCAAGGTTTTGTGCTTGCAGATGACAAGTTTGAGGTCGTCGTTCCAAGGAATTTCGCCACTGTGTGTTTCAGAATTTCGCCATCAGCAATAAGAAATGGTACTACTGAAACTAATTCTGTATTATCTGACATAACTAATGGTACGAGAAGAAATACTGCTACTTCCAAAAAGGTAGCATCCGTGAATGAGATCAACAACAAGCTCATGGACTCCATTAACAAGTCGGGTAGGATCTACATGACCCATTCGGTTGTCGGCGGCATCTTTTTGTTGCGTTTCGCAGTTGGTGCGAGTCTTACAGAGGAGTCCCATATCGTTGAGGCTTGGAATGTGGTCAAGAAACATGCAGATGCCATTCTCAAGTTTCATTACTAG